A single genomic interval of Terriglobus albidus harbors:
- a CDS encoding TonB-dependent receptor, giving the protein MICIAGAICGHAQVGANLSGSVKDTTGAVIAGASVTITNLATGEARILESGSQGEYRAVNLPPAQYSIAVQAKGFGNSKKTVELLVGSELTADMELGTAGTSEVVSVEAGGADTLIETTKSQPSAVVDNRQLAVLPVLNRSFLAVAQTMPGVAPIGAMSITQKFAVSKFGGNADQRNGYTTIIDGTPLDDSTWGTPIINISQDAIQEFKVYQHQFDAQYGHALNAVVNVVTLSGGSKYNGTMYYFGRNANLNATNAMATTKPPYTLLRTGATTGGPVPKLSGTHFFGSFEYLRIGSAQITALPGSNSFAAQQNGNFPFTQWESIGDTKVDHTFSASHSAYARYAYDHQYLPSGGPVNSANNTTDNSIAHSLVFEDDYVISPKIVNTARYYYLSHNLFTTPSNYDTEVVRPSYSFGQNPTLPQYFPRTNHTIGDTLFLSGAKNDIKIGGEATKVYSTYQSHYYEHGQFTFTTDAPFDINNSATWPTLFVQQSNGNYYYRQLQYSAFIQDDFKATPRLTLNLGFRYDFNTNLRNNKFYTGLLNNSFFAGINSFISSDRGSDFVGGMQPRFGFAYNVDGRGKLIVKGGFGIYQTRMRPYWGLQDQTQTLGAAVNITDPNQLKNYPNIPAVLNGKSLDDYVNTGGARAANTLANNFALPYTMSYTVGVGWQIDNKSSLNVTFVHDRTAREIATHDLNLPATGVIKLPNTSTTLPSGTSLASRPVSRFSQFGSVFNDGSSRYDALELQYRTRPKYLETLVVSYAYSRSMINSTTYYSQYVGTQRTPQNYSYNPTDTPNNLSISAASKEFFHGFKMSTIFRGLSGSPYATSAGYDLDGDGQATNDRPRGLSQYVGRGDIDGQLGIINAYRTRPCAFLYYATATCSLAGATRTIARSDLVPDATLTWDARITKVFHLGDRMVLEGFFEGFNLANHPTRYSPNSSMNSSSYMIPTAALDPRQLQWGTRFRY; this is encoded by the coding sequence ATGATTTGCATCGCAGGAGCTATCTGCGGCCACGCGCAGGTGGGAGCAAATCTCTCCGGCAGCGTAAAAGATACGACGGGCGCCGTGATCGCTGGAGCTTCGGTTACGATCACGAATCTCGCTACGGGCGAGGCGCGCATTCTGGAGAGTGGATCGCAGGGAGAGTACCGGGCCGTGAATCTGCCACCGGCGCAGTACAGCATCGCCGTTCAGGCAAAGGGATTCGGCAATAGCAAAAAGACCGTTGAGCTGCTAGTCGGGTCCGAACTTACCGCTGACATGGAGTTGGGAACAGCGGGTACTTCCGAAGTTGTATCGGTGGAGGCCGGCGGCGCAGACACGTTGATCGAAACGACAAAATCACAGCCGTCCGCTGTCGTCGACAACCGTCAGCTCGCAGTGCTTCCCGTCCTCAATCGAAGTTTCCTCGCGGTGGCACAGACCATGCCCGGGGTTGCTCCGATCGGCGCCATGAGCATCACGCAGAAGTTTGCTGTATCAAAGTTTGGCGGAAATGCCGATCAGCGCAATGGCTATACCACCATCATTGACGGTACACCCCTCGACGACTCAACCTGGGGAACGCCGATCATCAACATCTCTCAGGACGCGATTCAGGAATTCAAGGTTTATCAGCATCAGTTTGATGCCCAGTACGGTCACGCACTGAACGCTGTTGTGAATGTTGTCACGCTGTCAGGCGGTAGCAAATACAACGGAACGATGTATTATTTCGGCCGTAATGCCAATCTGAACGCAACCAACGCGATGGCTACGACCAAGCCTCCGTACACCCTGTTGCGCACTGGAGCGACGACGGGCGGTCCGGTCCCGAAGCTCAGCGGAACGCACTTCTTCGGCAGCTTTGAGTACCTTCGTATCGGTTCCGCCCAGATTACGGCTTTGCCTGGCTCCAATTCATTTGCGGCGCAGCAGAATGGGAACTTTCCTTTCACCCAGTGGGAGAGCATTGGCGATACAAAGGTCGATCACACCTTCAGTGCAAGCCACTCAGCATACGCACGATATGCCTATGACCACCAGTACCTTCCGAGCGGAGGTCCGGTAAACTCGGCAAACAATACAACGGACAACAGCATCGCTCACAGCCTGGTCTTTGAAGACGACTACGTTATCAGCCCGAAGATCGTAAACACGGCGCGGTACTACTATCTGTCGCACAACCTCTTCACAACTCCGTCGAACTACGACACAGAGGTCGTGCGCCCAAGCTATTCCTTTGGCCAGAATCCGACACTCCCGCAGTACTTTCCACGTACGAATCACACGATCGGCGACACACTTTTTCTCTCCGGAGCGAAGAACGATATCAAGATAGGGGGTGAAGCAACCAAGGTCTACAGCACCTATCAGTCCCACTACTATGAGCACGGCCAGTTCACCTTCACCACAGATGCTCCATTTGACATCAACAACTCGGCGACCTGGCCAACCCTATTTGTTCAGCAATCAAACGGGAACTATTACTACCGCCAACTGCAGTATTCGGCATTCATTCAGGACGATTTCAAGGCCACACCTCGCCTGACGCTCAATCTCGGATTTCGGTACGACTTCAATACAAACCTGAGAAACAATAAGTTCTATACCGGCCTGCTGAACAATTCATTCTTCGCCGGTATCAACAGCTTCATCAGCTCCGATCGCGGGAGTGACTTTGTCGGTGGCATGCAGCCACGCTTCGGTTTCGCGTACAACGTGGATGGGCGGGGCAAGTTGATCGTCAAAGGTGGCTTCGGGATCTATCAGACCCGTATGCGGCCTTACTGGGGGTTGCAGGACCAGACGCAGACGCTCGGCGCTGCCGTCAATATTACAGACCCGAACCAGTTGAAGAACTACCCGAACATTCCTGCGGTCCTGAATGGAAAGTCACTGGATGACTATGTGAACACTGGTGGCGCACGCGCAGCGAATACGCTCGCAAATAATTTTGCGCTGCCATACACCATGAGCTACACCGTCGGTGTCGGTTGGCAGATCGATAACAAGTCATCGCTCAACGTGACGTTTGTTCATGACCGTACGGCACGTGAGATTGCAACTCACGATCTCAACCTGCCGGCAACAGGGGTGATCAAGCTTCCAAATACATCGACGACACTGCCGTCGGGAACGAGCCTGGCATCACGGCCGGTATCGAGGTTTAGCCAGTTCGGTTCGGTCTTCAACGATGGCTCATCTCGTTACGATGCTTTGGAGCTGCAGTACCGTACACGTCCAAAGTACTTGGAAACACTCGTGGTTTCGTATGCATACTCTCGCTCGATGATCAATTCCACGACCTACTATTCGCAGTACGTCGGAACGCAGCGTACGCCACAGAACTACTCCTATAACCCGACGGATACTCCCAACAACCTCAGTATCTCGGCGGCGTCGAAGGAGTTTTTTCATGGATTTAAAATGAGCACGATCTTCCGCGGCCTTTCGGGAAGCCCTTATGCGACCTCCGCGGGATATGACCTTGATGGCGACGGACAGGCCACAAACGACAGACCCCGCGGATTGTCGCAGTACGTGGGACGAGGGGACATCGACGGCCAGTTGGGCATCATCAACGCCTATCGCACCAGACCCTGCGCGTTTCTGTACTACGCTACGGCTACCTGCTCTCTGGCCGGAGCCACGCGGACCATTGCTCGTTCCGACCTTGTACCGGATGCGACGTTAACTTGGGACGCTCGTATTACCAAGGTGTTTCACCTTGGTGACCGCATGGTTCTGGAAGGTTTCTTCGAGGGCTTCAATCTGGCAAACCATCCAACCCGTTACTCGCCAAACTCCTCTATGAATTCCAGCTCGTACATGATTCCAACAGCCGCACTCGATCCGCGGCAGTTACAGTGGGGTACTCGGTTCCGATATTAG
- a CDS encoding pyrroloquinoline quinone-dependent dehydrogenase, translating into MCSIDARRIATTAGLILASVFAGAQNVNWPYYGGDQGGMKFSALTQVTKQNVSQLKLAWEWKTDEKDLKEFATKPGVFEATPLVVDGTMYLVTPYNRVVALDPVTGKEKWSYDPEAYKDGQPPNGTGFVHRGIALRKDSATGTYTVYLNTRSTLLALNAATGKLIPTFGKDGKVNLLEGLRWQVDPKRYTNTSPPVVYKNLVIVGNGVGDRLMYKQDPPGDVRAYDAITGKQIWSFHTVPWTGEYGADTWKENSNEYTGHTNVWAPMTLDEKRGLLYMPVSTPSNDFYGARRKGMGLFADSLVCLDAATGKRKWHYQLVHHGLWDYDPPSPPSLITIKMAGKTINAVTQPTKQGYLYTFDRVTGKPVWPIVETPVEQSTIKGEESWPTQPIPTLPEPIAPQGVSLDDAFDLSPELHAEAIERLKTLKLGPLFTPPSYQGSMMRPGILGGANWGGAAFDPQTGMLYIKVNNMAAVAKLGIFDHTGPRAKEVDSDYVTEGRTNGLFHDGLPIVKGPYGLVTAINMNTGKKVWQVPFGDDAEMRANPALKGLKLPDKLGAVGTMGAIVTKTGLLFVGGGDAAFHALDVVDGKDLWTFGTKVRTGGTPMTYMIGGKQYIAIAVGSGDSASLMVFTL; encoded by the coding sequence ATGTGTTCCATCGATGCCAGGAGAATCGCCACAACAGCCGGGCTGATTCTCGCCTCCGTATTTGCCGGCGCTCAGAACGTGAACTGGCCCTACTACGGCGGAGATCAGGGAGGCATGAAGTTTTCCGCCCTGACCCAGGTCACCAAACAGAACGTCAGCCAGCTGAAACTTGCATGGGAGTGGAAGACAGACGAGAAAGACCTCAAGGAATTCGCTACGAAACCTGGTGTCTTCGAAGCCACTCCACTCGTCGTGGATGGAACCATGTATCTGGTGACACCGTACAACCGGGTCGTAGCCCTGGATCCAGTTACAGGGAAGGAAAAGTGGAGTTACGACCCTGAGGCCTACAAGGACGGCCAGCCCCCCAATGGAACAGGATTCGTCCATCGCGGCATCGCGCTGCGCAAGGACTCAGCTACAGGAACGTATACCGTTTATCTGAATACGCGCTCAACGCTGCTGGCGCTTAACGCTGCGACCGGCAAGTTGATTCCCACCTTCGGCAAAGACGGCAAGGTTAATCTGCTCGAAGGCCTGCGCTGGCAGGTTGATCCCAAGCGTTATACCAACACTTCTCCACCGGTGGTCTATAAGAATCTGGTCATCGTCGGCAATGGCGTTGGCGATCGCTTGATGTACAAGCAGGATCCTCCGGGTGACGTGCGCGCGTACGACGCTATCACCGGGAAACAGATCTGGTCGTTCCACACTGTGCCGTGGACCGGCGAATACGGCGCCGACACCTGGAAAGAAAACTCCAACGAATACACCGGACACACCAACGTGTGGGCCCCAATGACGCTCGATGAGAAGCGTGGTCTTCTCTACATGCCTGTCAGCACGCCAAGCAACGATTTCTATGGCGCTCGCAGAAAGGGTATGGGCTTGTTTGCGGACTCACTCGTATGCCTGGATGCCGCCACCGGCAAACGCAAGTGGCACTATCAGCTTGTCCATCACGGCCTGTGGGACTATGACCCGCCCTCTCCGCCAAGTCTGATCACCATCAAGATGGCCGGCAAAACCATTAATGCCGTGACTCAACCCACCAAGCAGGGTTATCTCTACACCTTTGACCGCGTCACCGGAAAACCGGTATGGCCGATTGTGGAGACCCCCGTTGAGCAGTCGACCATCAAGGGAGAAGAATCCTGGCCAACCCAGCCAATTCCTACGCTTCCTGAGCCAATCGCGCCTCAGGGAGTTTCCCTTGACGATGCGTTTGATCTCAGTCCGGAGCTGCACGCCGAAGCTATCGAGCGCCTGAAGACTTTGAAGCTGGGCCCTCTGTTCACTCCTCCCTCGTATCAGGGAAGCATGATGCGCCCCGGCATTCTTGGTGGAGCCAACTGGGGTGGCGCAGCCTTCGATCCGCAAACCGGCATGCTGTACATCAAGGTCAACAACATGGCCGCGGTGGCCAAACTGGGCATCTTCGATCACACTGGACCGCGCGCCAAAGAGGTTGACTCCGACTATGTCACCGAGGGCCGGACAAACGGTCTGTTTCACGATGGCCTGCCGATTGTGAAAGGGCCGTACGGTCTGGTCACTGCGATCAATATGAATACCGGCAAGAAAGTGTGGCAGGTCCCCTTTGGAGATGATGCCGAGATGCGAGCCAATCCGGCACTGAAGGGCCTGAAACTTCCAGACAAGCTCGGCGCCGTGGGAACGATGGGGGCGATTGTCACAAAGACCGGTTTGCTCTTCGTCGGCGGTGGCGATGCCGCTTTCCACGCCCTTGACGTTGTGGATGGGAAAGATCTTTGGACCTTCGGCACGAAGGTTCGCACCGGGGGTACGCCGATGACCTACATGATTGGCGGCAAACAATACATCGCCATTGCGGTTGGCTCCGGAGACAGCGCGAGTCTGATGGTTTTCACGCTTTAG
- a CDS encoding amidohydrolase family protein: MHLIFSRLAITVAVLALGASAVLAQAPKKVALVGGMLITGREEQPLHHAAVLIEGNRIVAVGPMDQVKIPADATVIDTSNKTMLPGLIDTHVHVVLVGHGDYPRYFKWLDDHKQEYPLSRIMDISAKQLLMAGVTSGVDLGSPLQEVLDLRTRINKGMPGPRLQVSGPWLTRHVAIFPANYQIDVKSPEMAASEVERLANAGVDVIKAHSGLTREDYFAIVQAAHKHNIKVHAHIYDEESVRNAFDAGVDVLQHVGSAGLPEYSKQLQYDLARSGRPVVPTVYHRAWLYPDTIDFPERLDDPEFKEELGEPLYSEVMDSFKNFASLGYFQRVDREQFFGDKSIRQWIDGGEVVSMGTDNGTPANFHKDALWREMKVFVDHGMSPMRVIIDATRVNARNVMGIRDLGTVEPGKLADVIAVDGNPLADISVLGRVDVVVKDGVIYKGAPAPATKKK, from the coding sequence ATGCATTTGATATTTAGCAGACTGGCCATCACCGTTGCGGTACTCGCACTAGGTGCATCCGCCGTGCTCGCCCAGGCCCCAAAGAAAGTGGCGCTGGTCGGTGGCATGCTCATTACAGGACGTGAGGAACAGCCTCTCCATCACGCCGCGGTTCTGATTGAAGGAAATCGCATCGTCGCTGTAGGCCCCATGGACCAGGTAAAAATCCCTGCGGATGCAACGGTAATCGACACGTCCAATAAGACGATGCTTCCCGGCCTGATCGACACACATGTACACGTGGTACTCGTGGGTCACGGCGACTATCCTCGCTACTTCAAGTGGCTCGACGATCACAAGCAGGAGTATCCGCTCAGCCGCATCATGGATATCTCCGCAAAGCAGCTGCTGATGGCGGGTGTCACCAGTGGCGTCGATCTCGGCTCGCCATTGCAGGAGGTGCTGGACCTCCGCACACGCATCAATAAGGGAATGCCCGGACCACGCCTTCAGGTGAGCGGCCCGTGGCTAACAAGGCATGTTGCCATCTTCCCTGCAAACTATCAGATCGACGTGAAAAGCCCGGAGATGGCTGCGTCAGAGGTGGAACGGCTTGCAAACGCCGGTGTTGATGTCATCAAGGCGCATTCCGGCCTTACCCGTGAAGATTACTTCGCCATCGTACAGGCAGCACACAAGCACAACATTAAGGTGCATGCGCATATCTATGACGAGGAGTCTGTTCGCAATGCCTTCGATGCCGGTGTGGACGTATTACAGCATGTCGGTTCGGCGGGCCTGCCGGAGTATTCCAAGCAACTGCAGTACGACCTTGCCCGTTCGGGCCGTCCTGTGGTCCCGACCGTCTATCACCGGGCCTGGCTCTATCCGGACACGATCGACTTCCCTGAGCGTCTTGATGATCCGGAGTTCAAGGAGGAGCTCGGGGAACCGCTGTACTCCGAGGTAATGGACTCCTTCAAGAACTTTGCCTCCCTCGGTTACTTCCAGCGTGTCGACCGCGAACAGTTCTTCGGCGACAAATCCATCCGGCAGTGGATCGACGGCGGAGAGGTCGTCAGCATGGGCACCGACAACGGAACACCCGCCAACTTTCATAAGGATGCCCTCTGGCGTGAGATGAAGGTCTTTGTCGACCACGGCATGTCGCCGATGCGGGTCATCATCGATGCGACTCGCGTCAATGCCCGCAATGTCATGGGGATTCGTGACCTAGGCACTGTGGAGCCCGGCAAGCTCGCGGACGTGATTGCCGTTGACGGCAATCCCCTTGCCGATATCTCCGTTCTGGGGCGCGTCGATGTCGTCGTCAAAGACGGTGTCATTTACAAGGGCGCCCCCGCTCCTGCGACCAAAAAGAAATAA
- a CDS encoding LysR family transcriptional regulator — protein MDFRIRQLEYYLVLAEHLNFGKAARALNIAQPTLSFQIKSLETSLGVSLFDRTQRRVQLTPEGVRLQAHAKAILEEARRALIDMEEKPREHLTIACGPVGQHTVLPDVLRELRLRGTGLDLEVLMLSPEAMKMAAVNGTVDALLMTPDWQLRGMEFTPLRAEKLSAVLPEQHPAVERGSISLEEFAKSPIFIASAKDCHKHRGFVTGLLEQHGLTATLVEAPLETGIRYAMVAAGRGVGLAAGSMARANFPGIRVIPFDRAIHNMVLGLVWQKGNASHALEIFREVVEDVVSTQNAALIPFPPAPVEATRAEQEMRPA, from the coding sequence ATGGACTTCCGCATCCGGCAGTTGGAGTATTATCTCGTTCTGGCAGAACACCTGAATTTCGGTAAAGCAGCGCGTGCCCTGAACATCGCGCAGCCTACACTCTCATTCCAGATCAAGTCGTTGGAAACCTCGCTCGGCGTCAGCTTGTTTGATCGCACGCAGCGCCGTGTGCAACTAACCCCGGAGGGCGTGCGCCTGCAGGCCCACGCGAAAGCGATCCTGGAAGAAGCACGGCGAGCTCTGATCGATATGGAAGAGAAGCCCCGTGAGCACCTGACAATCGCCTGCGGTCCGGTAGGTCAGCACACCGTCCTTCCAGATGTGCTGCGCGAACTTCGGCTGCGCGGTACCGGACTCGATCTCGAGGTTCTAATGCTGTCGCCGGAGGCTATGAAGATGGCCGCAGTCAACGGAACCGTCGATGCACTTCTGATGACGCCTGACTGGCAATTACGCGGTATGGAGTTCACTCCGTTGCGCGCCGAGAAGCTCTCCGCGGTACTTCCTGAGCAACATCCCGCAGTGGAGCGCGGCTCCATTTCACTCGAAGAGTTTGCGAAAAGCCCGATCTTCATTGCATCTGCAAAAGACTGCCACAAGCATCGCGGATTCGTGACAGGACTGCTGGAACAACATGGCCTGACCGCCACTCTCGTCGAAGCCCCTCTGGAAACCGGAATTCGCTACGCCATGGTTGCAGCCGGCAGAGGTGTGGGACTGGCTGCGGGATCGATGGCCCGTGCCAATTTCCCAGGAATCCGGGTTATCCCCTTCGATCGTGCCATCCACAACATGGTGCTTGGGCTTGTCTGGCAGAAAGGGAATGCTTCTCATGCCCTTGAGATCTTTCGTGAAGTAGTCGAGGACGTGGTCAGCACTCAGAATGCTGCATTGATCCCCTTCCCGCCTGCACCGGTCGAAGCAACGCGGGCCGAACAGGAGATGCGGCCCGCTTAG
- a CDS encoding MFS transporter, whose amino-acid sequence MHSSRPDPGVSRKPLPVRVVFAACFGNALEFYSVTVYAFVAVTLSPIFFPHNDPAVSMLLTFGMFGISYLVRPIGGIVIGAYGDRKGRRAALLLSLEITLAGTVVMIATPSYATIGIWAPLLVLVARIMQGFALGGELGTATAYLMEQGPVHRKPLFASLQLASQGLGGIVAATAGVIFTNLAPVHRASWGWRGMLAMPLLLAPIGVYIRKRLDESYEFLSVERAKVSTARLMYHYRSLILLSAATIAALTANIYFRVYLPAFVSQTLGLPEWSPFVLMYITSIINMIVVPVVARISTPENSRKIMIVALLLLTIAVWPAIVLVTRQPSVTRMLVGCSILTVLGAIYSAPQSYIIARIFPTQVRSVGVATSYNVAVLAFGGFAPAIYSGLVQLTGNPRSPAIYLLGACAVSFVSLFFLPDQTIAPPAKRAASPVRPALLRPVQAGRGSMQHSEC is encoded by the coding sequence ATGCATTCCTCGCGCCCTGACCCCGGTGTTTCTCGTAAACCCCTGCCTGTCCGCGTCGTGTTTGCAGCGTGTTTCGGTAACGCACTTGAGTTCTACAGTGTGACGGTCTACGCGTTCGTTGCGGTGACGCTATCTCCTATCTTCTTTCCTCACAACGATCCCGCCGTATCGATGCTGCTGACGTTTGGCATGTTTGGCATCTCTTATCTAGTCAGGCCAATTGGTGGAATTGTGATTGGAGCATATGGCGACCGCAAAGGGCGACGGGCGGCGCTCCTGTTGTCCCTGGAGATCACACTGGCCGGAACCGTGGTGATGATCGCTACACCGTCATACGCCACGATTGGTATCTGGGCCCCTTTGCTTGTGCTGGTTGCGCGTATTATGCAGGGCTTTGCCCTGGGTGGCGAACTGGGTACTGCTACCGCGTATCTAATGGAGCAGGGACCGGTTCACCGTAAACCTCTCTTCGCAAGCCTGCAGTTGGCCAGTCAAGGCCTGGGTGGCATTGTGGCCGCGACGGCGGGAGTGATCTTTACGAATCTTGCGCCGGTCCATCGGGCAAGCTGGGGATGGCGCGGCATGCTGGCTATGCCCCTGCTATTGGCTCCAATCGGCGTGTACATTCGCAAACGTCTGGATGAAAGCTACGAATTTCTAAGTGTGGAACGAGCGAAGGTCTCGACGGCCCGGTTGATGTATCACTACCGGTCTCTGATCTTGCTTTCAGCGGCAACCATCGCAGCGCTGACGGCGAATATCTACTTCCGCGTCTATTTGCCGGCGTTTGTCAGTCAAACTCTCGGCCTGCCTGAATGGTCGCCATTCGTTCTGATGTACATCACATCGATCATCAACATGATTGTGGTGCCGGTGGTTGCGCGTATTTCCACGCCGGAGAACAGCCGGAAGATCATGATCGTGGCGCTGCTGTTATTGACGATCGCGGTGTGGCCGGCCATCGTGCTGGTGACCCGCCAGCCATCGGTGACTCGCATGCTGGTGGGCTGCAGCATCCTGACGGTGCTGGGCGCTATCTATAGCGCACCGCAGAGTTATATTATCGCCAGAATCTTTCCCACGCAGGTTCGAAGCGTGGGTGTGGCGACCAGCTATAACGTAGCTGTGCTGGCATTCGGAGGGTTCGCGCCTGCAATCTACTCTGGGCTGGTCCAATTGACCGGTAATCCGCGATCTCCGGCGATCTATCTCCTGGGGGCGTGTGCCGTCAGTTTTGTCTCCCTCTTCTTCCTGCCGGATCAGACGATTGCGCCACCTGCTAAGCGGGCCGCATCTCCTGTTCGGCCCGCGTTGCTTCGACCGGTGCAGGCGGGAAGGGGATCAATGCAGCATTCTGAGTGCTGA
- a CDS encoding lanthionine synthetase LanC family protein produces MYRLHLLQQDRSRRSFLKGAVASAVAGCSLSALAVPAKMSSADTRNDLLHGAMEAARWIRAGEMRTSQGKYWLPEPIHPSRELSAAQSRNIRRGSAGILLFLLEMYTATGDATYLEDAVSGARFLSATWPQMLRAPEVTPGTRHSFYDGLSGVGFALTETWRISQETSIKHAAEAITAYLSESAVRDSDGVSWSETSSIAGDSSVILYLLYAAQTLDDSGYRHVAAQGADRLVALQDSGNGVHLSELPSRRIQQTDGTYVPNFEYGAAGIAYTLARAYEDTEQADYLQAAREGALRIERVACRQKEGVLIPYCLPAQSTTFQIGFSQGAAGTARLFYQLHKVTADNAFFQMSEKLADGILSALQRPLTTMAPEENVLCQHSGKAGVIEFLLGMGKVTRDTRYKEAVDRIGRQTIQMMDFYGHRSRWYDSYSHVPAPFDTWETGYSFGAAGTGSALLHAAVAGSSGWQPISWPDNPFPLSSKL; encoded by the coding sequence GTGTACCGGTTACATCTGCTGCAGCAGGATCGATCGAGGCGTTCGTTTCTCAAGGGCGCAGTTGCTTCCGCGGTTGCGGGCTGCTCGTTGTCTGCGCTGGCGGTTCCGGCGAAGATGTCGTCTGCAGATACGCGCAACGATTTGTTGCACGGCGCCATGGAAGCCGCACGATGGATCCGTGCCGGAGAGATGAGGACATCGCAGGGGAAGTATTGGCTGCCCGAGCCGATTCATCCCAGCCGCGAGCTCTCTGCGGCGCAGAGCAGAAACATCCGCCGGGGAAGCGCGGGAATTCTCCTCTTCCTTCTTGAAATGTATACAGCTACCGGAGACGCCACTTACCTCGAAGACGCGGTAAGTGGCGCTCGCTTTCTCTCCGCTACCTGGCCACAGATGCTGCGGGCTCCGGAGGTGACTCCCGGAACGCGGCACTCGTTCTACGACGGCCTGTCCGGTGTAGGGTTTGCGCTGACGGAAACCTGGCGCATCAGCCAGGAGACATCGATTAAACACGCGGCAGAGGCCATCACCGCTTATCTGAGCGAGTCAGCCGTCCGCGACAGTGACGGTGTTAGCTGGTCAGAGACATCGAGCATCGCGGGCGACAGCAGTGTAATCCTCTATCTGCTGTATGCCGCGCAGACTCTGGATGACTCCGGCTACCGTCATGTAGCAGCACAAGGGGCCGACAGATTAGTCGCTTTGCAAGATTCGGGTAACGGCGTCCACCTGAGTGAACTTCCATCCCGCCGCATCCAGCAAACGGATGGAACGTATGTCCCCAACTTTGAGTACGGCGCCGCAGGCATTGCCTACACGCTGGCTCGGGCGTATGAGGATACCGAACAGGCTGACTATCTGCAGGCAGCACGCGAAGGCGCGCTTCGTATTGAACGCGTTGCCTGCCGGCAGAAGGAAGGCGTTCTGATTCCGTACTGTCTTCCTGCGCAGTCGACCACGTTTCAAATTGGCTTCAGCCAGGGAGCAGCCGGTACCGCGCGCCTGTTTTATCAGCTGCACAAAGTTACTGCCGATAACGCTTTCTTCCAGATGTCGGAGAAGCTGGCTGACGGCATTCTGAGCGCATTGCAGCGCCCATTGACGACGATGGCGCCGGAAGAGAATGTGCTTTGCCAGCACTCGGGCAAGGCCGGCGTAATAGAATTCCTTCTAGGTATGGGGAAGGTGACACGGGATACACGATACAAGGAAGCGGTGGATCGTATCGGGCGGCAGACTATCCAGATGATGGACTTCTACGGTCATCGCAGCCGTTGGTATGACAGCTACAGCCATGTTCCTGCGCCGTTCGACACGTGGGAAACGGGTTATTCATTTGGCGCCGCAGGAACCGGAAGCGCTCTATTGCATGCGGCTGTCGCGGGTTCCAGTGGTTGGCAGCCGATTTCGTGGCCAGACAATCCATTTCCGCTGAGTTCAAAGCTTTAG
- a CDS encoding CHRD domain-containing protein: MSFLQSRTPMRFVIAAAVLSLGSLSAFAAQISLKADLAGSHEVPAKDVAGTGTLTATLDTDTGELKYRVTFKGLTGPVTAAHFHGPAAEDANAKPQVPVKVNPIESPLEGTATLSQEQAKDLLDGKWYFNVHTAANPGGEIRGQVVKE; encoded by the coding sequence ATGTCTTTTCTACAGAGTCGTACTCCGATGCGTTTCGTCATAGCAGCCGCCGTTTTGTCCCTTGGATCGTTGAGCGCTTTCGCAGCGCAGATATCACTGAAAGCTGATCTGGCAGGTTCCCATGAAGTGCCGGCCAAAGATGTCGCCGGTACAGGCACGCTGACAGCCACCCTGGATACGGACACAGGCGAGCTGAAATACCGTGTGACCTTCAAGGGCCTGACCGGACCGGTCACCGCAGCACACTTTCACGGACCGGCAGCCGAGGACGCCAATGCAAAGCCGCAGGTTCCCGTCAAGGTAAACCCGATTGAGAGTCCATTGGAAGGTACAGCGACGTTATCGCAGGAACAAGCGAAAGACCTGCTGGATGGTAAATGGTACTTTAATGTCCATACCGCTGCGAATCCAGGTGGCGAAATTCGCGGACAGGTCGTAAAGGAATAA